One window of the Microvirga mediterraneensis genome contains the following:
- a CDS encoding methionyl-tRNA formyltransferase, producing MRFAFAGIDFLGDVFETLVARGWEPVKLFSRPCDGIYDFNDVTVARARALRLPIQMSRILPADLAGLKALGCQALVVAGYPWLVTGWERHLPFAFNFHPSPLPMGRGPYPLFQAILDGHPEWGLTVHRLEPAFDTGAIVTQTRFSLSGTETHDTLLAKCQIAAKEISVQLAEDLPRLWDEARPQGPGSYWPRVTQAQRTIHWTGSVRDVMRTIRAFGSIEAFAQIESRYVYVWEATGWEEPHRYRPGTLVHKHRRHMVVAARDGFVQITGWSPYAPGPARGK from the coding sequence ATGCGCTTTGCCTTCGCCGGAATCGATTTTCTCGGAGATGTCTTCGAGACGCTGGTCGCCCGAGGCTGGGAGCCGGTCAAGCTCTTCAGCCGCCCCTGCGATGGCATCTACGACTTCAATGACGTAACGGTGGCCCGCGCCAGAGCCTTGAGGCTGCCGATCCAGATGTCGCGGATCCTTCCAGCGGATCTGGCCGGCCTGAAAGCCCTGGGCTGCCAAGCCCTGGTGGTTGCGGGCTATCCCTGGCTGGTGACCGGATGGGAGCGGCACCTGCCCTTTGCGTTCAACTTCCATCCGTCCCCGCTCCCGATGGGCCGCGGGCCCTACCCGCTCTTCCAGGCCATCCTGGACGGCCATCCGGAATGGGGCCTGACCGTCCATCGGCTGGAGCCCGCATTCGACACGGGCGCCATCGTGACCCAGACGCGGTTCTCTTTAAGCGGAACGGAGACGCACGACACGCTCCTGGCCAAGTGCCAGATCGCCGCCAAGGAGATTTCCGTGCAGCTGGCCGAGGATCTCCCCCGGCTCTGGGACGAGGCACGCCCCCAGGGTCCGGGCAGCTACTGGCCCCGGGTCACGCAGGCGCAGCGGACGATCCACTGGACGGGAAGCGTTCGCGACGTCATGCGCACCATCCGCGCCTTCGGGTCCATCGAGGCCTTCGCGCAGATCGAGTCCCGCTACGTCTATGTTTGGGAGGCTACCGGCTGGGAGGAGCCGCACCGCTACCGGCCCGGCACCCTGGTGCACAAGCACCGCAGGCACATGGTCGTGGCCGCACGAGACGGCTTCGTGCAGATCACGGGCTGGAGCCCCTACGCTCCGGGACCCGCGCGGGGCAAGTAG